A part of Fusarium graminearum PH-1 chromosome 3, whole genome shotgun sequence genomic DNA contains:
- a CDS encoding transmembrane protein, whose product MSALFNFQSLLLVLLLLICTSAYVHHFTPGIMDRNKNGFMGIFWKCARIGERLSPYISICCVLMAVSILLN is encoded by the exons ATG TCTGccctcttcaacttccaatCCCTCCTACTCGTTCTCCTGCTGCTCATATGCACGAGCGCATACGTTCACCACTTTACACCAGGCATCATGGACCGAAATAAGAACGG ATTCATGGGCATCTTTTGGAAATGCGCGAGGATAGGCGAAAGACTGAGTCCTTATATAAGTATATGCTGTGTCCTCATGGCT GTTtccatcctcctcaactAA